In the genome of Raphanus sativus cultivar WK10039 chromosome 4, ASM80110v3, whole genome shotgun sequence, one region contains:
- the LOC108854277 gene encoding ribulose bisphosphate carboxylase small subunit, chloroplastic-like, producing MAYSMLSSAAVVTSPAQTTMVAPFTGLKSSAAFPVTQKANNDITSIASNGGRVSCMKVWPPIGKKKFETLSYLPDLSDVELAKEVDYLLRNKWIPCVEFELEHGFVYREHGSTPGYYDGRYWTMWKLPLFGCTDSAQVLKEVQECKKEYPNAFIRIIGFDNNRQVQCISFIAYKPPSFTDA from the exons ATGGCTTACTCTATGCTCTCCTCCGCCGCTGTTGTTACCTCACCGGCTCAAACCACCATGGTCGCTCCATTCACCGGGTTGAAGTCTTCCGCTGCATTCCCAGTCACCCAGAAGGCCAACAACGACATTACTTCCATCGCTAGCAACGGAGGAAGAGTTAGCTGCATGAAG GTGTGGCCACCAATTGGAAAGAAGAAGTTTGAGACCCTTTCTTACCTTCCTGACCTTTCCGATGTTGAGTTGGCTAAGGAAGTCGACTACCTTCTCCGCAACAAGTGGATTCCTTGTGTTGAATTCGAGTTGGAG CACGGATTTGTGTACCGTGAGCACGGAAGCACACCCGGATACTACGATGGCCGTTACTGGACAATGTGGAAGCTTCCCTTGTTCGGATGCACTGACTCTGCTCAAGTGTTGAAGGAAGTCCAAGAGTGCAAAAAGGAGTACCCCAATGCCTTTATCAGAATCATCGGATTCGACAACAACCGTCAAGTGCAGTGCATCAGTTTCATCGCCTACAAGCcaccaagcttcactgatgctTAA